The Myxocyprinus asiaticus isolate MX2 ecotype Aquarium Trade chromosome 19, UBuf_Myxa_2, whole genome shotgun sequence nucleotide sequence TACTTTagtcatttacattacatttctgcatttggcagatgctttaatTCAAAGCGTAAATTCTAGGTACAGTTTTGTATTTATCAGTTTGGTGGGtttcctgggaatcgaacccatgactttGGCATTGTGAGTGCTATGCTTGACAAACATGGGTAAATCACACCCTTAAGGGAATTTACCCATATCTATCTACCTGTAAGGGTATTTACTCCTAGTTATACCTATAATTTGTCTATAATTCTAAATAATAAGCAAATTTACCCCTACCTATATTGTACCTATAATTATCTGTATCTATAATAGTAAATCACACCCTTTTCTGCTGTCTGTGTAGAAACATAACCGCTCTCATAAGAAAAGGTTTGAGGACACTAAATTATTTCACATGCAATAGCGCTGCCTAATGGCTGCTTCTTTTGTTGGTCCAAGCCTGTTACACTTAAAATTTATAGTTATCCTGACATCTGGTTTTGATGTTTCAGGCTACTCATTTGTGTGTAGGATCAAAAGGTTCATGGCTCTCATTTTTACAAGTAGTATTGGAGAGATTTTGACAAAATGTCAAATCCATTTCTGGTGGCAAACAGCATACCAGCTCTCGTAAGATCAAAGTGAATGGTGTATCCAAAGGCATCTGTAACATGTGGGCTTAACTTGTATCAGTTTAAATGATTCCCCTctgtttcattatttactcaggaaCATATTAGACATGTGTTTGCACTAAGAATGTTACAAATTCATTCAGTATATGCATAATGAGCCCTCAAATGCAATTTGGATGCTTTTGGACACTCAATTCACACTTAAAACGTGTGAACGTCATTggattagatacaaaatatcaaaccaaaagcGGGATCTGCAAACATGCTTGTCTCAGAACTCACTTTTATGGGCTATTTTTGATATTAGCCTACTTTTAACCAAGCGGTGTCAAAGTGATTTTAGTGGATCAGATCCTCTCATTCATTCAGATGTTTTGGCAGGGTAACCACAGGTGTAATTTTTAATAACTGTGGACATATTCTACTTATTTTTGTCAACCAGAAAATACTTTGTCTTATTTTTGAACAATATTTCACCTATCTTTTatgattctttttatttatttattttacttgaaacctaacaaactttgtgtttgtgctatatttctttaaaataaatgtcacttggtgTGGCATTTATGGCATTTCATCAGTGTCTTGGTAAGTGTCCAAAGTGTACATAAAgaggagaggcatttattggcaTTTGAGTACCAGTTAACTTGTGTGGGGTTAAAGGGGAAAATACAGTGTCAGTTCTCATCATCTTGCCCTCCCTGTGTGGTTCTATTTAGAGCTCTGCGGTTTCATATCTCGCTTTTGcaaaagcgtgtgtgtgtgtgtgtgtgtgtgtgtgtttaaagtcaTGTTCTTGGTGCATGCTTTctttccaaagtgacttacaagatGCATTCATATTTGAGTAAGACTTTACAAGAACAGGTTGGAAGGAATATGGAAGAAGAAAAAGTGATTTTGTGATTCTGAATGAAGCGCTGACACTATTAAATTGTTAGGTACAAGCCGTATTAATAAATATGAgtcactatatacagtatactgcaaaACTGACCATatgtagtttattttgttgtggtggTGCTGTGGTTCAAACACACTCAAATGGTGGTTCAGAATGAGAAGCCTAATAAACTATAAGTTACCATTCAttggttgattcccctgaaaagtgtaaatattcTGACACTCACCCTCACTTTCACTTTTAAGAATGGAAATATTAATGTATGTTACTCTTTGATGCGATATGTCACTTTGTGGTCATTTGTGGTTTACAAAGGTCTACAAAACTCCCCAGAGAGTAAGTATGATGGTATTTGAGAAACGTGAAGCTCAGAATAGCTCAAACATGTGAAAAAGATAtggaatggaaaaaataaaaataaaaaaacaataagaaataaAGAACCTCAGCAATGAAAAATCTAATATGTTACTAGAATGCTCTCTGCAATACACTCTGTTAAAAGAATTGTCATCCAAAAATGAGAATCTTGTCATTGTTTTACTATTCTAAACTCTTGAGTGcagaccaggggcggactggacATCAGgaaaaccgggacttttcccgctGGGCCAGCTGCAAAACGGGCTAAAATGGGCcgctgcgttatgcagaacgggccacaaaatggtgccgaagggggcagcgatatgcagaaaaggacagcgatccCGCTCAACAACTtctgggccagtttctatgtaaaatcctgggctgatttctcttcccagtcatCAGTGTCTTGGTAAGTGTCCAAAGTGTACATAAAGAGGAGAGGAATTTAGTGGCATTTGGTGCAGACCTGCCTTGTGAACTTCACTGGTAAATTGTaaaagctaattttattctaatatgttgctggttggattagttaCATCGCACCGCTCAtcatttcaatgaactgtatGCCATTTCTTTGAGGTGTTGTTGATTAGATTACAATAAATGCAAATATTGAGTCTTTAGTTTTTATTAGTTTTGCCATGCTGTTCATGcgagttagtgagataatatgcacagCCTTTAACGATTTGCCTATTTCTGGTTTGCATTCAtggtcacttgagctttttgatgTGGATGTGCAcgtagtggtgttttgtgctgagattaaattattagggatgtttgtgcatggcatcatgttcagaggttgcgctagaaaCAATCTTTATCTGAGACGTAAAATCTATTTCTATTTTTACccatcatacttgttttcattttataagtactagggcaACATTCAAGGACATAACATCCACAGTGCGAATTATGGGGTGTCAGACCCTCTGAATGCAACATGAGACCCCCTGAAAAGGTAATTTGCACATTGGGGGGGGGTCTCATTtgaaatcatgtgattaattaattacGACATttaactcagtaatttttttacacTGTAGAAATGCATAAgctatatttaatttgacatcaaaatgtttcATTCTGTTCGGTAGAATTTTCTTCGGAATCAGAGCTGATCAGATCAGAGCAGCAAGGCGGCTCTTTCCCTCTCGGCCTCTCTCTCTTGCTTGCTCACTcactcatgtgtgtgtgtgtgcacacgggACGaatgtatggtggaatttaataatcATCGAAGCTCAACAATTAAAGTATCACCCACAAGTGCTACAACGCCACGAAACGTGAACAGCAGAGAAGTGTTAGGCCTGCGGTCAGCAGCATCTAAACAGATTAAAGTTTTTAGAAACTCGCCACAAGTTAGTCAGAGACTCTTGGATACACGAGACAAACAGTGTATCCCGTTTTTATTGAAATGtttcaaataaaatgtgtgtatatccTTGTGAGAcaccgcgtccacatgtgtggatgttgtattttgacttcactatatgcaacacataatttaaatgaataaaaactgactgaatactgttcacaagactctagactgtcatttaaatggttaacttctgccgcacctagtcacgtgacacaaaaacctgctgtcGATTTCCGTGAAGTTCTCCTACGGACACAGCGCCAACAGAAGTGCCTCTGGTAATAAATCTCTTTAAGTCTTTTAattgaaacctatttggttgtaaagaggagagtctctagtttcatttgatatgccacattaaaaaacctgtaaaaaaaaataaaaacattgcacgtcagcgccctgataaacatgaAACTACATATGTGGAAACTCGtactgcatttcctcaaaagtagaaaaaacatgttagttattttgaataacattcaactctaacacatctgtggatcATTTCACTTcactttaatatacattttgttatattttattttgttatcactgtgcaatatgattctattcattaacattagttaatgcattgctatatatttactatgcattttcacattgagaataaatgggttcatccaaaagctgaaagattttgctttcagaggctctATATGGActtatgatgaaaataaggtgcatttcaaactgttctgagaccagtaaagacagacagcacactggaagttaagtcattcactaagtagggagcaagggagcaagggagcatcctgtagctttctatgcagctaagtgcattcaatcctaaaatttgaccaaaagttcagattcaggctgcagataatgtttgcaccactcaacatgtttggcagacatgggacaatggtaatcagtatatagattctgaattttataatgcaacattttattttaacatggttggcagtgattggatgatgctggacattactttgaatcagaattatttattcggttttacagaaaaaaagttgcaatgtctgtaacgtctcaaaatcatggataaccaacactcctggaaacataataaacaatttgatgaaaaaatctgactttctatagcttagtgttatttaaaatttcacaacatagtctcactgtccacatatgtagacattaattttaaggaaaactatttgcaagaatttttttttctttttttttcttttttattagatgctactagttacaaatcaaaaagggaaacggaaaatgcacacagcagtcacgcgggggtATTGTGTGAAAATTTGCAAAGAGAGATGTAAGCCAAAACAGAAAACCGAGTAGTTCTAATGTTATCATAGTAATACGATTTTCCTGTCGTCTatccattctttttttattatttattttttgaccaaAACGCCACAAAATGTTTTTCTGCATTCTTTTTTCCATTTGCCCTGGCATTGTTTTTCCTTCATTCACATATCCTTTTAAGATCAGATTGCCAGCAGACCcataaaaaattaattcaaaatatgaataactacagtcttgaccaacaaaaaataggtattttttttaaagcttagaGGTTGTACTTtgcaatgcatgtaggcattatgaccaaactaaacatgtgctttgaaattagcagacaaatcagaagtgttccattttgataatttcacTGCACATGTTGttgtaatctgtaaaaacatcaaactaatcAAATAGCTTTGTGTCATATGTCGCTGGGAAGCTCTCagagagtagaatacaaccagcctgtttattttactcacagacaaaaatatagtgagtaatagctaagtacatgtctctgacatacatgtttacatgtaaacaggtgtttctTATAAGCTGCATTTTTGCTTatgacttcacaaaaaataaacagaacataaaatatcacatagcaTTGGGGAAGGGGATTCccgttaaaacgagcccacacacaatgtaattggatgcatagatcattacataatccacatgaagtacaaccccaattccgaaaaagttgggacagtatgaaaaatgctactaaaaacaaaaaatgagtgatttgtaaattatattcaccctttgctatattgaaagcactgcagctacacattatatgatgttttaccttgtgaatttcattgggggttttttgtttttaatgtacagtaatttcaaatcagatgattgcaacactttccaaaaagttgggacagtcgagtgtttaccactgtgaaacatcacaattttttcaataaaacttattaagcatttgggcactgaagacacaagttttgttaagtttaaaaagtggaattttccccattcatccattatgcaggtcttcagctgcacaattgtacggggtcttcattgccgtattgtgcgcttcataatgcaccacacattctcagttggagacggtcaggactgcaggcaggccaatctagcacccgcactctctgcttaatCAGCCAGTATGTGATTTGAAGTTGTCCTACTGAAAatgccgggacgtccctggaaaagatggtgctggatggcagtatatgctgctccaaaatttttacatatctgtctgcattaatggttccctcacagatgtgcgagttacccatgccacgggcactgacacacccctggcccatacagacactggcttttggacctgacgctgataacagcttcgATGAACAGAGAACATAATggctgtgttttttaaaaaactatttgaaatgtggactcatctgaccaaaaaacacagttccactgtcctactttccatctcagatgagaccaagcTCAGAggagtcggcagtgcttctggacagtgttgatgtacggCTTCTGCTTTACATactaaagccttaacttgcatctgtggatgcagcagcgaatggtgttgactgaaaGATTTACTGAGCCCATATTTcagagcccatgtcatgatatctaTAACAGATGAATGACTGTTTTTAAGCCTGTGAAGTCTAAAGGAATTGGGAGATCATCTTCATTCAGAAGGGGTTTTCggccttgccctttatgcactgaaATTTGTCTAGatttcttgaatcttttaactatattgtgcactgtagagggtgaaatgcccaaaatccttccaatctgtttttgggaaacattgttctcaaagtgctggattatttgctgaagcatctgttggcaaattgacaagtcttgaatgatccttgctgttttggaggctccttaaaTACTGACACAAAtgtctcacctgtttaacatctcctgtttcacattgccttgttattttaactcgtaaAATTGTTATTAgacttaaattgcccctgtctcaactttttttggagcgtgttgcaatcatctgatttgaaattgctgtacataaaaaaaataaaataaaataaaaattcatcacAAGatgaaacatcatataatgtgtagttgtagtgttttcaatatagcaaatggtgaatataattACAAAgcactattttttgtttttattagcatttttcattctgtcccaacttttttggaattgggttgtacaatgtgcatactgtgctatctggctaaaaatacattagctttcctggatcagatgatttGATCGGAAATGATGAagtacgttgtccagcatcataGAATGCTAAACCAATTGTATTATGATTCAGATTACTGCAACTAGAGGTgtaagtcatccaaatatgggcagagagttACTCTATTTACATatagccaccaggagatggcgccaagtacatgacacagactcaatgatggctctaatgacacagaatggaaatgAATGAGATCGCTTTAATCATGCCAGCATgctgtggagagagagcatacctttagtcatttttgtatttgcATGAGTAATTAGTTTTGATGTGCAATTATTATGttgtatttgtttggagaggttcTTTAATAAatttactccactaaaataacataaTTCTGTTCTAAATGTAATGTTTGCAcatatattaaatacaaatataattggcagaaacgatgcactgttgttgttttttatatatatacttttttgtgCTTAATTATCAAGCATCAACACACTGATGTAATGAttaatgtatgcagtcatgaaatcagagaccctctctTTGAAATTTGAATTTGATTGGCCAAAAGAGACGCatattaccaggtgtaaatgccgATGGTGCCTGTAAATATGCATCTTAATAtcagggaataaacagggcacacagaCACAgctggaatgtgtgtgtgtgagagagagcgaagTCAAAACTGATGACCTCTGTTAAAATGATTTCCTTGTTtcctttttttatctgtcaaaatgacagacaacaTTTGGGATTATCAATCAATGTTTCAAAAACCTGTAAATGACTGAGAATTTTCAGTTTACACAACCCCTGATATGTTGGGTTAAGTAATTGTTCATGCCCCACCAGAAATAATGAGCCTGAGAAGCCACTGTATGAACATGAACGATAAATCTGGCTAATATTCAGTCTAATATCCTTTTGCGTTCCACTGCAGAAaggaagtcataggggtttggtacaacatgactGTGACTAAATTCTGAAACAATTTAAATTTTAGATGACTTTTCCCTTTAAGCATATTGTCCTTTCATATGTTTGAGGTAAAATTGATTACAAACATGATAACAAACAATGATGAAGCATGATATGTTTGTGTGGTATAAACTTCTGATATACATGAGTTCGGATCACACTGTGTGCAGATCTGTTAACCACACTAAACACTTTCAGTCTAACCACCTTTCCACCTTCACCGAAAAATGAAGCGACAATTTCCTGCATCGAGCCCCAGACTCATTTTCCACCATGCATTTACAGAAAGGGACTTTTCTTGCATTGCATTGCACTTGAGTATGAGGTATCTTTTTAAAAAGATGCAACCTGAAAATGCAAATGCTTTATATATGCATAAAACTGGCTTATACATGTTGAAATGTCATTGAGTCAGTGGGGTCCTTACGACGGTTCTTAATAATTTGGGGTGACAGTGACTTAAATGTGAACTGCTCTTTGCTTTTCAAACGCTTGCACTTAACAGTGTCTTAATtgagctttaaacttttattttaaaaacttgaAATACGTACGTACACAATGttgtccattgataatgattaatatatattcaaataataAGCTAATTTATTCTGAATCTGACTGAATGTTAACATAACTAgacaaataaacaacattttaagtcaacattacagtgacttaaaatgttacAAATGCAGTGGGGTCCTTATGAGAATCCTTCATAAATTTGAAGACATTTTCCATAGAACTGCAGAGAATATGAAGAAGGAACTTAATATGATCAACCTGATTTTTCAGATGACTTGTGTCAGCAATTTCGGTTAAGTTCATAGAATTGAGGAGGGGTACTACAGGAAGTACTACCTCTTTAGACCACATAATGGTTTTCCCCCTTGCATGTGATGTCAAATACACCTCATTGGACAGAACCCAGAGATTTGTGTAGTGGAAAAAGTACAGGCCAACACGTGGTCCCACACCGTATAAGGCGGATAGAATCTGTTAGGTGATCATATTCATGACAACCAACTACTGACAGCGCATCAAGATACACTGATCAGCGACAGACCACCGACTCAAACATGAGAACTTACTGCATCTTCATCTCCTGTCTGGTGCTCTTCGCCGTCTGCTCAATTACTCGCAGTGAATGTTCGTCTTTTTCTTTATCCCTTTCtggatttttctttgtgaatggcTAGATAACCAACCAACAATTTTTATTTAGTTGTAAGGCAttttataaatcattaaatgtacttaattcactgtaaaaaaataaaaataatttttaaatgggtttgtcaggtaacctaaaataaGCTTTTTGCAGTAACTGgtttatttaatatgactaaatcagCCTAGAGTAACCAACACTAACTAATGTaatttttaagggttaaatcaggTAGACATAGATCCTTTAAGTAATTGCATGTTTCCACTATTTACAGTGTTCACATATTGTTTGTATACActgttattttaatatattgaatTAATTGCTTTTTACCTATCTACTTCTCCTGCAGGGAGCAATGGTCCAGATAAGTGCTGCTTTTCTTTTTCCAATGTAAGAATCCCAGTAATGCAGGTTGAGAGTTACCATACAACACATCTCGAATGCCACAGGAGTGGAATAGTGTAAGTATTGTTTATAATGTCTTAACTGGAATGAATAGCAATTGTGAATCAGTTATGTGAAATCATGACCCATCTACTCTTTCAAAATCCAGTTTCATCACAAAAACTTCAAACGAGATCTGTGCTGACCCAACAGAGAGATGGGTTCAGAGACTGAAGAACCTTGTGGATGCTCATACCCTGAAGGAGATGGCATCAGAGGGCAGCTCCAGGGACAGTGTCTAATGCGTGAACTACTCTTCTCTTTTCAACTATTGGACTGAACaatttctaaaattatttttaagcttttatttaaatgtatatatatatatatatatatatatatatatatatatatatatatatatatatagatagatagatagatagatagatagatagatagatagatagatatgtatgTATGTTCCTTCACAATGCTGTTTTTACTGCACAGTTGATTGTCATTATGTATTCCAagcatatttaagcaaaatatttcaaatttaatCTGAACctgtttaaaatgtaacattactaCACAGAAATAAACAATGTCAAGAAACATTATcagattttggtctttttttttttttttttttttttttttcttttataaaaaaaattaaaaaatgaaaagaaaacattGGTGCTAATAGGTGGCAACATTTTTAAAGCCAAAGCCAGAGATTAATCTGGATCACTATTAGCTAATCAATTCTATAATAATAGCAAacataataaaagttattattattttctattattaaaataaacaattattattatttaattattatattattaataattgcaattattattattattattattattatttagaagttaatttaaaaataagtTTTGTAATGATGTGCCTCATTAtgctaacatttaaattaactgattttattaaagtaaaaaaaataataatatgactGAATTAACCTGACTACGTTAGGCTACACCaacgaaaatattttttgtaaatgtaatcTGAAGATAacaaatgtacagttgtgctcaaaagtttgcatacccttggagaattgataatatatgtaccatttttatttaccatattgtaaccgggcatttttgtggcattggcgcagtaaaggcttctttctggcaactcgaccatgcagctaatttttgttcaagtatcgtcatattgtgctccttgaaaaaaccacactgtctttttccagagcag carries:
- the LOC127410328 gene encoding C-C motif chemokine 3-like gives rise to the protein MRTYCIFISCLVLFAVCSITRSEWSNGPDKCCFSFSNVRIPVMQVESYHTTHLECHRSGIVFITKTSNEICADPTERWVQRLKNLVDAHTLKEMASEGSSRDSV